GATCTGGTTCACAGCCATTTCTTGGTATGATCTCATTTCACATTTCAGCATGGGGTTACCTGCTGATCAAAGGCACAACATGTCATTTAGATTTTAGAGTATATATGATTTATTGGCAGAATTTTAGATTCAATGGCACAGAATTGAGCAGATAAAACTACTTGAATACAATCAATACCTCCTTGCGTGTTACTTATTTGTCCCACACATGACCTATCTAGAGATCGTGCAGCAGTGCTCTTGAAATATCCGGGGCATGTTCGGAAGCCTCCTTTTCCTCTGTCAACTGCCATCTCAGAATCAGCATTACTTGTGATGGCTTGATTCTGATCCATGTCTGTATGTCCCCATGCTTTAGGATTAGGATTCTGTGGACCCTGCCGTTTTGCGGCAATGGTTTCAGCCATTTTCACTTGCTTACTTTCATTAAACCCCAACTCACCTTCATCTGGTGCTGAGTTGAGACTTATAACTTTCACTGCACCAGGACTTACTAATTCAGGCTCAGTCTTTGGTGTCGGATTACCATTACTGGCATCAACAGCGAGAGACTTGCCAGTGTCATTTCTAGAACTCGTGTCCATACTCAACTCTTGGCTGCACCATTCCTTTTCTAAAAGTTCCAAAGTTTTgctgtaaaaaaatattcaaattttttaaaacagcaGTTCTTgaaacaaaactcaattaagtGATGACACTTTTCTGTGTgaggaaacaaaaaattaaagaaaattctgCCTAACTGAACGACCAATGAAAAGGCTCTGAACTTGATAAATCATTCTTTTACTAATAGccaaaaattacatttcttgGGTTATCTTAAATTGCGGGCAAAAGTGAGAAAATAAATACTCATGTATATAATCCATATAAAAAGCTAAAGTTGTCATATTTTAGGATAAGACTTCTCTGGGAATGCTTATATTCTCTATATTTTGGTGGCTAGAGATTGAGTTATTTTGGGATTTTAGGTGAAAGAGCAATTTTGTATGACATATTGTAATCTTCTAATTTCTGTGAATTTAGTAACATCATCAACAAGCTCATACAATAAAGACATAATAGCAATAATGTTTTGGACACAACATTCAATTTTTGATGTTCTCAAATTTAGAACATACTGACCTGCAGCCTAAGCAAAATATCAGACCAGAGCTCTCATTTTTAATGATCTGATACTTTTCCTTCCTTTCCAGACACATGTCACAGGAACTTAGAGATGGTTCACCCTTTTCTAGCACTCGCGGTGGTGGCTCCATCTTGTGTCCTGAAATTGCTTCCATGTTGGTCTTGGACGGAGTTGATGATGACACATTGCTTGGGATCTGACAACTGATCAAAGAAGCCTTTAGAGCCTCTTGGAACTGTAATTCTTCAGCAAATTGAGCATCTAACAGAGCACGTAAAATTTCATCTTCTGATTCATTTTGCTGCAAGAAAGATGGAAAGTAACCATCATTGTTAATAAGAGGATCAAAGAAGGCTGGTTCTATTGCCATGTTCTTATCACAAAATCTGTCCTCAACCTTGATCCTCTTCTCTCACAATGCACCATTGTCTCTCAACATCTACTACTTAAATCTCTGTCAAGAACTTACTTTGGAAGCAGTTTCTTGGGCAACTTCCTCGAGGGTTCAACACTTCTGTACCTTTGTTTGACTTGCTTTACATGGCTTTTCCTAGCCAAGGAGTGTAGGCCAGGCACGCGTTATGGCCTTTTGTCCTTTTCCTATCATTAgtggaaaggggaaaaaaaaaagggaggagaGCAACCAAAAAAGGGGGATTTGCatcactcataaaaaaaaaaattatcatccctTATACACTACATAATGGGAGGAAATAATTCCAATTAATTGAAACTGAACTCAACAACGAATTTAGCTACAAAAAGCTTGATTCATCCacataaaaacatgataaattcTATTGATTTGGGCTAGTGCTATATTTGATCCCCTGCTAGAAATTATATCTTTGCTAGGCCTCTTCTGTCTCAGTCAATGAAGAGAAATCTCTTAATCTTTTTATCCATTTTCAACATTACTTGTTTCTTTTCGTAAATTTAAATCGTGTACATTTACTATGcgatcacatttttttttaataagaaacaCAACTAAGAgattctattaattaattaattcacatGATGCAACATGGTTAGAAAACTTGACCCAATGCAGATGGAGAGATGATGGTTGCTGTCCTTCTGCTGGTGTGGACCGGTCTGGTTTGGGGGCTGCTGTTGGGTTTGTTATAGGTGATACGCAGGGGGCAGTGGGCGAGGCTGGTGGGTTCTTAGGCAGCAGAGCAGTGAATGTTGATTCTATTACCAGGGAGGTTTATGGGAAAgaggtttgttttctttaaacaaTTTCCTTCTGGTTTGGTCTTAGTTACTGGATTTGTGGCGTGGATGAGCTTGTCTGTTGGCGTGTCGTGGCCGTGTGGTGGAAGAGGGTTGGGTGGCTGGTCTGTGTGTGGAAGATGAACAGGGGCTAAGGTTTTGGTCAAAACAATGGCGTCTTTAGCTGAGcgtaactttgttttttttagatcacaTGTTCACAAATCTAGGGTTTACGATGTGTTTTGAATTTTCGAGAATATGAACAAGCTCATGAATTGTTTacttatgaaaataattaaaaatttattgatgcgggataaaaagattaaaaaaaaaaaaaggagaaaagaagaaaaagtccgataattaaaagtaaagagaaaaaaccaGGAAGACAAGAGAATATTTAACTGAGGGGAAATCcgctattttattaaattataaaaaaatctaatattaaaaaaaaataacatacaaatattaaatctaaaacaaacaattaagTTTATACCACattacataaaatattcaacaataactaaattaaacccaacaaataaatcaaaataaaatcccaAATATTCCCGTAAATATAATAtcttacaataataaaattaaatccaatAAATAATCCCAAATGAAatacaataacataaaaattgaGCTATCCTCCTTCTTCATCATGGACTATACAGACGTGTGAGCCATGTCTTGACTGTGATGTCTCCATTACTCCTCGTCTGGGCTCTGAGGATCCTCTCCCTTTGTATCTCTTTCTTCAAGAATAATCTTTATTTGGTCCTTGAAAAATTGTTCTTGAAAGTCCGTCTTAAGAAAAGAGTTGCGACGATCAGTCAGAATAGATGAAGGGACACGCAGAGATTATCcagttaaaatcaaaatcatgtaAGCAAAACAGGTCAAAACAGGTATAAGCTCATGAGCTTTCGGTGACTGTTACCTCTTCCATGTGCTGTTCTTGCTGCAATTTGATTTTCTGTCTCAAAACATCAATTTCCCTCATTGCATTTTGCAGCCTCCCCCACATTATGACATTTGATTCTTCAAGAAGTTTTAGGTGCCTTTGTTCTTCGGCTACCTTGTTGTTCATCCAGATAAACTGGTGACTGTCAGTCGTTTTCCTGATCTGGTTCACAGCCATTTCTTGGTATGATCTCATTTCAGATCTCACCTTGGGCTTGCCTGCAGATCAATGGCACTGCATGTCATTTATATTTTAGAGTATATATGATTTATTGGCAGAATTTTAGATTCAATGGCACATAATTGAGAAGATAAAACTACTTGAATACGATCAATACCTCCTCGCGTATTACTTATTTTCCCCGCAGGTGGCCTATCTAAAGATCGTGCAGCAGTGTTCTTGAAATGTCTGGAGCGTGTTTTGAAGCCTCCATTCCCTCTGTCAGCTGGCATCTCAGAATCACCATTACTTGGAATGGCTGGATTCTTATCCACGTCTGTATGTCCCCATGCTTTAGGATTAGGACTCTGTGGACCCTGCTGTTTTCCGACAATGGTTTCAGCCACTTTCCTATGCTTACTTTCATTAAACCCCAACTCACCTTCTTCTGGTGCTGGGTCGAGACTGACAGCTTTCACTGCACCCTTGGCAGTGTCATTTCCAGAACCCATATCCATACTCAACTCTTTGCTGCTCCATTCTTCTTTTGACAGTTCCAAAGTTTTGCTgtgaaaaattaatcaaaaaatttagaatacaGCAGTTCATGAAACAAAACTCAATTAGGTGATGACAAACTTTTCTGTTcgaggaaaaacaaattaaagaaaattctgCCTAACTGAACAGACAAATGAAAAGGCTCCTGAACTTGATAAATCATTCTTTTACTAATAGCTAAAAATTACATTCATCTCTTTCCCTTTATGTAAATTGTTGCTGATTAATATGGAAGTTTTAATCAGCACTCTTCTGAAATTCATCTGTAAAGTCTGCCCGTAAAGTGGGAATCTGTAGCGATATTTCGAGAAGTTATAGTTTAGTTTCGATGGATCAAACCCTTTGAGAGGATATTGCTTGTTTATGCACAGTAAACTTCTACAGGACTAAAGGAATGATGGTATGTAAAAGTGGGTATAGCTCAATGTAGTAACATCATCAACAAGCTCATATAATAAAGACATACTTGCAATAATGTTTTGGAGAAAAAATTTACTATATGCTGTTCTCAAATTTAGAACTCACTGACCTGCAGCCTAAGCAGAGTATCTGACCGGAGCTTTCATTTTTAATGATctgatatttttctttcctaTCCAGGCAAATGTCACAGGAACTCAGGGATGATTCACCCTTTTCTATCACCTGCGGTGGTGGTTCAATCTTGTGTCCTGAAATTGCTTCCATGTTGGTCTTGGATGGAGTTGATGATGACACCATGCTTGACATCTGACAAATGATCAAAGAAGCCTGTGGAGCCTCTTGGAACTGTAATTCTTCAGCAAATCCAGCTTCTAACAGAGCACGTAAATTTTCATCGTtgttaataagaaaatcaaagaaggcGGGTGCTGTTGCCATGTTCTTATCACGAGTCTGTCTTCAACCTTGATCCTTTTCTCTCACAATGCACCATTGTCTCTCAACATCTACCACTTAAATATCAGTCAAGAACTTACTTTGGAAGCTGTTTCTTGCGCAACTTCCTTCGAGGGTTTTAACACTTTTGTGGTTACTTTGGAAGCTGTTTCTTGCGCAACTTCCTTCGAGGGTTTTAACACTTTTGTGGTTACTTCGGAAGTTGTTTCTCGGACAACTTTCCTTGAGGGTTTAACACTTCTGTAGCTTTGATTCACTTGCTTTCCAAGGCTTTTCCTAGTCAAGGAGTGCAGGGTCAGGCACGCGTTATGGCCTATTgtctaacataaaaaatgggagtagataaacaaagaaaaaggagttaattatatctttattttgAGATAATTCCAATTAATTGAAACTGAACCGAATAATGAATTTAACTACCAAAAGTTTGATTCATGTACATAAGAGCATAATTAATTCTATTGAATGGGGCTGGTGCCGTATTTGATCCCCTGCtagaaattatatctttttttggtCCTTACAATATGTATTTCACTCTAATATCATCCTTTAACTACTCATTTCTTAAGTCATTAGTTATTAACAAGCATGACAATTGATGGAAGGATCACATGGCACATAATTCCAAGTAAGGAGATGACATTAATAGCTTATTTAGGAGTatggttatgattgttttttaaagtgttttttacttgaaaatatatcaaaataatattttttttattttttaaaaattatttttgacatcagcgcattacaataatttaaaaacacaaaaaatattaatttgaagtaaataaaaaaataaaaataaataattttttttaaaaatacttttaaaacgtaaaaataaacaaagtctAGAAAGACAAGACCTGTCCTCGATTAtctctagaaaaaaattgagtaatTTCTTAAATTTGGAGCAAATGATGGAATAATATATGATGTTACTTgacaattaacaaaataaatataatatatatatagataaaatattCTCCATGGAATATGTGATCAGCCTATTTATACTTCaagactataaaaaaacaatgaaaaacattaaaaaaataataataataagagtatGGACATCaaggagagaaaatcaagagTGTAGGGACCGAATGCACCATTAACCTCACGAATCTTTGAAAATATGCAATATGGCAAGAATGTGAACCGAAGAGTCTTCTTGGACCAGGATTTAGGAAAGCAAAAGGAAGCTTTGCAATAAAGTGGCAAACACACTGCACAGAGTCCTAGGTCATGTCAAACAAAGGTAAATATCAACCCCCTGTATTAAGCAGTTAGCCCAGCGGTTTCCGGTGGCAGGAGACTTCTTCTAAGCGAAGTTACTTCTACAGTGACGCCATCTGATCTTGAACCATAGAGTGACcggtggttatttttttataacatggcACAACAATCCCTTGCCCCCTCTGAGcttgattttgttgatgatttttacTTCTCGGCGCTCTTTGATGAAGAGcaagaaggagaaggaggaggaggagaaatcTTTGAAGTATCAGATGCCAAATATGCAGAAGAGTTGCAATTCCAGGAGACTTTGATGGGTTCTGTCATCGTTTCTCAAATGAAAAGCGTTGGGCCATCATCGATGATGATAGAAGGAATCCCAGTAGTGCTTTCTATTTCAGATCAGCTTATGCGTCTGGAGATCATCGATTTAGAAGCCGGTGAGTCTTCTTTAACTTTCTGTGAGATTTGTGCTGAGAGAAAAGAGAGTGATAAAATGTTCAAAACTGAGAGCTGTGTTCACTCATTTTGCAATGACTGCATAAGCAGACATGTGGCCGCTAAGGTCCAAGACAACATTAGAGTAGTTACTTGCCCTGGATTGAGCTGCAGGGCTGTCCTTGAATTGGACACCTGCAGGCCTGTACTGACTAGGGGAGTGATTGATCTCTGGGAGGAGGCATTATGTGAAGAGGTGATTAATGCATCCCAGAGGTTTTACTGTCCATTCAAGGATTGTTCAGCTTTGTTGGTTGATGATAATGAAGGAGAAACAATTAGAGAATCTGAGTGCCCCTTCTGCCATAGATTGTTCTGTGCTCAGTGTTCTGTGCCTTGGCATCCTGGGGTTGATTGTGATGAGTACCAGAGGCTGAATGAGGacgagagagggagagaagatcTCATGGTGAGGGAACTTGCTAAGGACAAGAAATGGGGTAGATGTCCTAAGTGCAAGTTCTATGTGGAAAGAACAGAAGGTTGTCCTCACATGGTCTGCAGGTCAGTTTGTCTTTCGTTGTCATTACAATTCAAAACTTGTTTATTACTACataattcttctttaattacAACAGTTTCTGTCACTGATGATCTCTTACTCATTgctaattttaaccaaacattgTGATTTATATAGATAGGAGCATGGAGAAAGATGCCTCAAACTGCAACTATAAACAGCATTTAGTAACTTTGAACTACATATCTATGCAAGTACATTGGAgtttcttttcttaacatatGATCATAAATGCAGGTGTAGGTTTGAGTTTTGCTATGGGTGTGAAGAACAATGGGACCAAACTCATGGAGGATGCACTAGGAAATAAGAAGCAGACCAAGCCTCAGAGAAGTGGTATAACCATCAACCACGGTGTAAAGAAGAAACTACTAGTAAGTTGTTTTTAGGTATTCAGCAAGAAGGTGTGTCAAGGAATGAAGCTACAGTTGCCATGCTATTTGTATCTTGTAATGGTCTGACTGCAAAACGTATTAAGAAATTTCTAATGCTCTAGCCTCTGTCggtctatttcttcttctttcactttgttcttgctgtttttcttttcttttcctttcagaCAAGTCTCTCCATCATTGCTATTTGCATCTTGTAATGGTCTGACTGCAAAACGTATTAAGAAATTTCTAATGCTCCAGCCTCTGTCggtctatttctttttctttcgctttgttcttgctgtttttttatcttttcttttcctttcagaCAAGGCTCTCCATCAATGCTATTTGCAACTTAAGTAAGATTTTGAtgacaaatttgatataattgagTGCTGTCGCTTTGTTCTCCCTGATGCAATTGTTAACTTTAGGCTTTGTGAGATTCATCCAGAATCTTCCATCCATTTCAGAGGAGTATATAATGCCTGTCAAGTTCTTGCAACTCTTGATTTAAGGATATCACTCACATGATCATAACTAGGAAAACTATTTCCCGTGACTTGTGAGAGAGTTTAGCCATTTTCTAAGCTATCTTGCCCGAGTTGCAGCgagcttttcttcttccttttttgccATCACCATTGCACCAAAGATCCATAGTTAGAAAACCTTCATTTATGTTCATCCCGTTCCACGAGTTTCTCACCCCCATCCTGTAAATATTGGTGAGGAAAGGACAGAGGCATTGTAGAAGCCATCCATTAAT
This genomic interval from Populus alba chromosome 1, ASM523922v2, whole genome shotgun sequence contains the following:
- the LOC118053958 gene encoding uncharacterized protein isoform X3, with protein sequence MEAISGHKMEPPPRVLEKGEPSLSSCDMCLERKEKYQIIKNESSGLIFCLGCSKTLELLEKEWCSQELSMDTSSRNDTGKSLAVDASNGNPTPKTEPELVSPGAVKVISLNSAPDEGELGFNESKQVKMAETIAAKRQGPQNPNPKAWGHTDMDQNQAITSNADSEMAVDRGKGGFRTCPGYFKSTAARSLDRSCVGQISNTQGAGNPMLKCEMRSYQEMAVNQIRKTTEDSHQFIWMNNKVAEEQRHLKLLEESNVIMRERLENAMREIDVLRQKIKLQDEQNKEEMDFQEQFFKDQIKIILEKRDKESPDEEEHENAHESHESPWNTEDDKYGVQETAMSRVNKKKEKEVAEKGKLVEGRGGQDEGKEEEQVSLGNLYVKLMENSLETEDPSNVYDSVMEKKRRLRSIRDERKRLLAALRLKF
- the LOC118053958 gene encoding uncharacterized protein isoform X2 — its product is MAIEPAFFDPLINNDGYFPSFLQQNESEDEILRALLDAQFAEELQFQEALKASLISCQIPSNVSSSTPSKTNMEAISGHKMEPPPRVLEKGEPSLSSCDMCLERKEKYQIIKNESSGLIFCLGCSKTLELLEKEWCSQELSMDTSSRNDTGKSLAVDASNGNPTPKTEPELVSPGAVKVISLNSAPDEGELGFNESKQVKMAETIAAKRQGPQNPNPKAWGHTDMDQNQAITSNADSEMAVDRGKGGFRTCPGYFKSTAARSLDRSCVGQISNTQGGNPMLKCEMRSYQEMAVNQIRKTTEDSHQFIWMNNKVAEEQRHLKLLEESNVIMRERLENAMREIDVLRQKIKLQDEQNKEEMDFQEQFFKDQIKIILEKRDKESPDEEEHENAHESHESPWNTEDDKYGVQETAMSRVNKKKEKEVAEKGKLVEGRGGQDEGKEEEQVSLGNLYVKLMENSLETEDPSNVYDSVMEKKRRLRSIRDERKRLLAALRLKF
- the LOC118053958 gene encoding uncharacterized protein isoform X1: MAIEPAFFDPLINNDGYFPSFLQQNESEDEILRALLDAQFAEELQFQEALKASLISCQIPSNVSSSTPSKTNMEAISGHKMEPPPRVLEKGEPSLSSCDMCLERKEKYQIIKNESSGLIFCLGCSKTLELLEKEWCSQELSMDTSSRNDTGKSLAVDASNGNPTPKTEPELVSPGAVKVISLNSAPDEGELGFNESKQVKMAETIAAKRQGPQNPNPKAWGHTDMDQNQAITSNADSEMAVDRGKGGFRTCPGYFKSTAARSLDRSCVGQISNTQGAGNPMLKCEMRSYQEMAVNQIRKTTEDSHQFIWMNNKVAEEQRHLKLLEESNVIMRERLENAMREIDVLRQKIKLQDEQNKEEMDFQEQFFKDQIKIILEKRDKESPDEEEHENAHESHESPWNTEDDKYGVQETAMSRVNKKKEKEVAEKGKLVEGRGGQDEGKEEEQVSLGNLYVKLMENSLETEDPSNVYDSVMEKKRRLRSIRDERKRLLAALRLKF
- the LOC118053959 gene encoding uncharacterized protein, with the protein product MATAPAFFDFLINNDENLRALLEAGFAEELQFQEAPQASLIICQMSSMVSSSTPSKTNMEAISGHKIEPPPQVIEKGESSLSSCDICLDRKEKYQIIKNESSGQILCLGCSKTLELSKEEWSSKELSMDMGSGNDTAKGAVKAVSLDPAPEEGELGFNESKHRKVAETIVGKQQGPQSPNPKAWGHTDVDKNPAIPSNGDSEMPADRGNGGFKTRSRHFKNTAARSLDRPPAGKISNTRGGKPKVRSEMRSYQEMAVNQIRKTTDSHQFIWMNNKVAEEQRHLKLLEESNVIMWGRLQNAMREIDVLRQKIKLQQEQHMEETDFQEQFFKDQIKIILEERDTKGEDPQSPDEE
- the LOC118053960 gene encoding E3 ubiquitin-protein ligase RSL1 gives rise to the protein MAQQSLAPSELDFVDDFYFSALFDEEQEGEGGGGEIFEVSDAKYAEELQFQETLMGSVIVSQMKSVGPSSMMIEGIPVVLSISDQLMRLEIIDLEAGESSLTFCEICAERKESDKMFKTESCVHSFCNDCISRHVAAKVQDNIRVVTCPGLSCRAVLELDTCRPVLTRGVIDLWEEALCEEVINASQRFYCPFKDCSALLVDDNEGETIRESECPFCHRLFCAQCSVPWHPGVDCDEYQRLNEDERGREDLMVRELAKDKKWGRCPKCKFYVERTEGCPHMVCRCRFEFCYGCEEQWDQTHGGCTRK